One stretch of Armigeres subalbatus isolate Guangzhou_Male chromosome 2, GZ_Asu_2, whole genome shotgun sequence DNA includes these proteins:
- the LOC134210344 gene encoding uncharacterized protein LOC134210344: MKRFYWSDSQDVLCWINSDHRRYSQFVGFRITEILELTEPHEWRYIPSKLNVADDATKWDGLPDLSIGSRWFQGPSFLWEGEEKWPSSTKRGGQTSTELLISLLAHHTSPEPIICLQNFSSWKRLQHVMGLVLWFITNCRLKTQRRIVNLGPLNNVELRTAESRLIQIAQQDGYPEEIHTLQSTLKLTAEPAKLLSKSSTLYKLTPWIDDRGIMRMKTRINACQFATEDAKNPIILPRKHHLTTLIIHHYHNKYHHQNHETVINELRQKYQIARLRTCYNQVRRNCQRCKNERAVPINPIMADLPPGRLEAFSRPFTHTGIDYFGPIEVAVGR, translated from the coding sequence ATGAAGAGGTTCTACTGGTCCGACTCTCAAGACGTCTTATGCTGGATCAACTCCGACCACCGGCGCTACAGCCAATTTGTCGGTTTCCGTATTACTGAAATTCTAGAGTTGACCGAACCTCACGAATGGCGATATATACCTAGCAAACTGAACGTAGCCGATGATGCTACCAAGTGGGACGGACTTCCTGATCTTTCTATTGGAAGCAGATGGTTTCAAGGCCCGAGTTTTTTGTGGGAAGGTGAGGAGAAATGGCCATCATCTACCAAACGCGGTGGACAAACGAGCACCGAGTTACTGATAAGTCTGTTAGCCCATCATACGTCTCCAGAGCCGATCATTTGTCTTCAAAACTTTTCGAGCTGGAAACGTTTACAGCACGTCATGGGACTTGTCTTATGGTTCATCACGAACTGCCGTCTCAAGACACAGCGAAGAATTGTCAACTTGGGACCTTTGAATAACGTTGAACTCCGTACGGCTGAATCGCGACTGATACAAATCGCGCAACAGGACGGATACCCGGAAGAAATTCATACACTACAGAGTACATTGAAACTCACCGCAGAACCAGCAAAACTTCTCTCTAAATCAAGTACGCTATACAAGCTCACTCCGTGGATCGATGATCGAGGCATAATGCGGATGAAGACGCGTATCAATGCGTGCCAGTTCGCTACAGAGGATGCGAAGAATCCCATCATCCTTCCAAGAAAACACCACCTAACCACCCTTATCATACACCACTACCACAATAAATACCACCATCAGAATCATGAAACAGTGATTAACGAGTTACGGCAGAAATATCAAATCGCTCGTTTACGCACATGCTACAATCAAGTTCGTCGGAATTGCCAAAGATGCAAAAACGAGCGCGCAGTACCGATCAACCCGATCATGGCCGACCTGCCACCTGGACGTCTAGAGGCATTTTCTCGACCGTTTACTCATACGGGTATCGACTATTTCGGTCCCATTGAAGTTGCTGTCGGCAGATGA